Proteins from a genomic interval of Clostridium sp. M62/1:
- a CDS encoding plasmid mobilization protein yields MANRTRPNQILFFVSDDEKRIIKAKMAQLGTKNMGAYLRKMAIDGYIIKVDYTQQKKLAAAVSRVASNINQICRRINSTGHFYADDITELKERQGEIWQLLKSSQSEEL; encoded by the coding sequence ATGGCAAACAGGACGCGACCAAATCAGATACTCTTCTTCGTCTCCGACGATGAGAAAAGAATTATCAAGGCAAAGATGGCGCAGCTTGGAACAAAGAACATGGGAGCATATCTCCGGAAGATGGCGATTGACGGCTATATCATCAAGGTGGACTACACGCAGCAGAAGAAACTTGCCGCCGCAGTCAGCCGTGTTGCCTCAAACATCAATCAGATTTGCCGCCGCATCAACTCCACCGGGCACTTTTATGCGGACGATATTACAGAGCTGAAAGAAAGGCAGGGTGAGATATGGCAGTTACTAAAATCAAGCCAATCCGAGGAACTGTAA
- a CDS encoding VWA domain-containing protein — protein sequence MRKNMTEIVFILDRSGSMSGLETDTIGGFNSMIEKQKKENGEALISTVLFDNVSEVIHDRVPVQKVEPMTDRDYSVRGCTALLDAIGGAIHHIGNVHKYARNEDVPEHTLFVITTDGMENASRRYDSETVKKMIERQKEKYGWEFLFLGANIDAVETAKHFGIGADRAVNYHSDHKGTQLNYEVLSEAVSAVRCSVPLGTNWKKRIDEDYESRK from the coding sequence ATGAGAAAGAACATGACGGAGATCGTATTCATCCTTGATCGCAGCGGCTCTATGAGCGGACTGGAAACAGACACCATCGGAGGATTCAACTCCATGATTGAAAAGCAGAAAAAAGAGAATGGCGAGGCATTGATCTCTACCGTTCTCTTTGACAACGTGAGCGAGGTTATCCATGACCGTGTGCCGGTTCAGAAGGTGGAGCCGATGACCGACAGGGACTATTCCGTTCGCGGATGTACTGCCCTTCTGGATGCTATCGGCGGAGCAATTCATCACATTGGGAATGTCCACAAGTACGCAAGAAATGAGGATGTCCCTGAACATACGCTGTTCGTCATCACAACGGACGGCATGGAGAATGCAAGCCGCCGTTATGACAGCGAGACAGTTAAGAAAATGATCGAGCGGCAGAAGGAAAAGTACGGCTGGGAGTTTCTATTCCTCGGCGCAAATATTGACGCAGTTGAAACGGCAAAGCACTTCGGTATTGGAGCAGACCGAGCGGTCAATTATCACTCTGACCATAAGGGAACGCAGCTCAACTATGAGGTTCTGAGTGAAGCGGTTTCTGCTGTCCGTTGCAGCGTACCTCTGGGTACGAATTGGAAAAAGCGTATCGACGAGGACTACGAGTCAAGGAAATAA
- a CDS encoding DNA methylase, with translation MKQHTYIAIDLKSFYASVECRERGLDPLDTNLVVADESRTDKTICLAVTPSLKSYGISGRGRLFEVKQRVKEANAGRQHDAPGRRLEGSSHFFSELQADPSLAIDFIIAPPRMAYYMEYSTRIYQVYLKYIAPEDIVVYSIDEVFMDVTDYLNTYKLSAHDLAMKIILDVLETTGITATAGIGTNLFLCKVAMDIVAKHIPADKNGVRIAELDEMKFRRELWAHQPLTDFWRVGRGIAKKLEQNGMFTMGDVALCSERNEDLLYKLFGKNAELLIDHAWGWEPTTIEAIKAYRPSSNSLSSGQVLHCPYEPQKAKLVVREMTDLLVLDLVDKGLVTDQMVLTVGYDIENLTDPARRAKYHGAVEKDPYGREIPKQAHGSINLDGHTSSTRKIMCAVSELFDRIVDKNLLVRRMYVVANHVLPEADAPKKNDGAVQLDLFTDYAAEEEKQKAEDAALERERKIQAATLAIKKKYGKNAILKAMNLEEGATAKDRNAQIGGHKA, from the coding sequence GTGAAACAACACACTTACATCGCAATCGACCTGAAATCCTTCTACGCCTCCGTGGAGTGCCGGGAGCGCGGCTTAGATCCTCTGGACACAAATCTCGTCGTTGCGGATGAGAGCCGGACGGACAAGACCATCTGCCTTGCCGTCACGCCCTCCCTCAAAAGCTACGGCATTTCCGGACGCGGGCGGCTGTTTGAAGTCAAGCAGCGCGTGAAGGAAGCAAATGCCGGACGGCAGCACGACGCACCGGGACGCAGACTGGAAGGCTCGTCGCACTTCTTCTCAGAGCTGCAAGCAGATCCGTCTCTGGCGATTGACTTCATCATCGCGCCGCCTCGGATGGCGTACTACATGGAGTACAGCACCCGCATCTATCAGGTCTACCTCAAGTATATCGCGCCGGAGGACATCGTAGTCTACTCCATCGACGAGGTGTTCATGGACGTGACGGACTACCTGAATACTTACAAGCTCTCGGCACATGACCTCGCCATGAAGATCATCCTCGATGTGCTTGAAACAACCGGCATCACAGCAACCGCAGGAATTGGCACGAACCTCTTTCTCTGCAAAGTGGCAATGGACATTGTAGCGAAGCACATCCCCGCCGACAAAAACGGCGTCCGAATAGCCGAACTGGATGAAATGAAGTTCCGGCGTGAGCTTTGGGCGCACCAGCCTCTCACGGATTTCTGGCGCGTGGGTCGAGGTATTGCCAAGAAACTTGAGCAGAATGGGATGTTCACAATGGGCGATGTTGCCCTCTGTTCAGAGCGGAACGAGGACTTGCTTTACAAGCTGTTCGGCAAGAATGCGGAATTGCTCATCGACCATGCGTGGGGCTGGGAGCCCACGACCATTGAAGCGATCAAGGCATACCGTCCCAGCTCCAACAGCCTCAGTTCCGGTCAGGTATTGCACTGTCCCTATGAGCCGCAGAAGGCGAAGCTGGTTGTCCGGGAAATGACGGACTTGCTTGTGCTGGACTTGGTGGACAAGGGGCTTGTCACCGATCAGATGGTTCTCACAGTTGGCTACGACATTGAGAACCTGACCGATCCTGCACGACGGGCAAAGTATCACGGCGCGGTGGAGAAAGACCCCTACGGTCGGGAGATTCCCAAACAGGCGCACGGCTCTATTAACCTCGACGGTCACACATCCTCTACCCGCAAAATAATGTGTGCTGTGTCAGAGCTGTTTGACCGGATCGTGGACAAGAATCTGCTTGTCCGCCGTATGTATGTTGTAGCAAATCATGTCCTGCCGGAAGCGGACGCGCCGAAGAAAAATGACGGTGCTGTCCAGCTTGACCTTTTCACTGACTATGCTGCCGAAGAGGAAAAACAGAAAGCCGAGGACGCCGCCTTGGAACGTGAGCGGAAAATACAAGCCGCCACGCTTGCAATCAAAAAGAAGTACGGAAAGAACGCCATCCTCAAGGCGATGAATCTTGAAGAAGGCGCAACCGCGAAAGACCGCAATGCGCAGATTGGAGGGCATAAGGCGTGA